A window of Solanum stenotomum isolate F172 chromosome 3, ASM1918654v1, whole genome shotgun sequence contains these coding sequences:
- the LOC125858471 gene encoding heavy metal-associated isoprenylated plant protein 7-like, producing MGEEEKKPVEEVKKTEEEKKVDAPKVDEKTEEKKTEEAPAPPPPPQEIVLRVYMHCEGCARKVRKSLKGFQGVEDVLTDCKSHKVVVKGEKADPLKVLERVQKKSHRKVELLSPIPKPPVEEAKKPEEKEIAKPEEKKEEPPQVITVVLKVHMHCEACAQEIKRRIQKMKGVENAESDLKNSQVTVKGVFEATQLVDYVSRRTGKRAVIVKVEPEKKEEEKPKEEKKTEEGEKNAKKTEEGEKKAEGSGGDSASAATAAAPSEEGAANKEVGVQEDPKLEMKKNEFYYYYPQQNYHLYPQTYASHEMYNPYPPQMFSDENPNACSVM from the exons ATGGGCGAG GAAGAGAAGAAACCTGTAGAGGAAGTGAAGAAAAcagaggaagagaagaaagtGGATGCTCCAAAAGTTGATGAAAAAACAGAGGAGAAGAAAACAGAGGAAGCACCGGCTCCTCCACCGCCGCCTCAAGAAATTGTTTTGAGAGTTTACATGCATTGTGAAGGATGTGCTCGTAAAGTTCGTAAATCACTTAAAGGATTTCAAG gAGTTGAGGATGTTTTAACGGATTGTAAGAGTCATAAAGTGGTGGTGAAAGGGGAAAAAGCAGATCCATTGAAGGTTCTTGAAAGAGTTCAAAAAAAGAGCCACCGTAAAGTTGAGCTTCTGTCTCCGATCCCAAAACCGCCGGTGGAAGAGGCTAAGAAGCCGGAGGAGAAAGAAATTGCTAAACcagaagagaaaaaagaggag CCTCCTCAAGTGATTACTGTAGTTCTGAAAGTTCACATGCATTGTGAAGCTTGTGCTCAAGAAATCAAAAGGCGTATACAGAAAATGAAAG GTGTGGAGAATGCAGAGTCAGATTTAAAGAACTCACAAGTGACAGTAAAAGGGGTTTTTGAGGCAACACAGCTGGTGGATTATGTAAGCAGGAGAACAGGGAAAAGGGCAGTTATAGTGAAAGTAGAAccagaaaagaaagaagaggagaaacctaaagaagagaagaaaacagAGGAAGGTGAAAAAAACGCGAAAAAAACAGAGGAAGGAGAGAAAAAGGCTGAGGGTAGCGGCGGAGACAGTGCCTCCGCCGCCACTGCTGCAGCTCCTTCGGAGGAAGGAGCTGCAAATAAAGAGGTTGGTGTTCAAGAAGACCCAAAACtagaaatgaagaagaatgaGTTTTACTACTATTACCCACAGCAGAATTACCATCTTTACCCTCAAACATATGCATCACATGAGATGTATAATCCTTACCCTCCACAAATGTTTAGTGATGAGAACCCCAATGCATGTTCTGTGATGTAA